A genomic region of Candidatus Eisenbacteria bacterium contains the following coding sequences:
- a CDS encoding DUF2779 domain-containing protein — MDNASTERRLSKTRFLHGLQCHKQLWWRVHEPGALELIPNLEARARFEEGHEVGERARRALPGGVMIPGAYDDLTARVQATREALDAGRRRLYEAAFMANGTYVAVDILDREADAFVLIEVKATTRPRLHHLQDAAIQTWVLRQSGIPLERVEIMRLEPECVHPDLDRLFARDDVTQGVEELLPEIPAAVESQLKVLDGPLPDVAIGPHCTNPYPCPFMRRCWADVPPHHVTTLYRAGAVAFELAAKGLHTVADVSSVPEGIDLDPVALRQIRAVREGRIIVEPGLAEALTIFEPPLAYLDFETVSPAIPVWPGTHPFEAIPVQFSCRLERGGVFEEIGWLATEGEDPRREIASRLIDACRGARTIVAYHAEFEAEVIASLEDSVPERAAELRELRERLRDPLPILRQFVYHPAFHGRFGLKSVAPALAPDVRYTGAVAAGRLAGCLLSRLMLKGEPSDLFDRERIRESLRRYCALDTFATQRVIERLRELASATQDLVS; from the coding sequence ATGGACAACGCTTCGACCGAGAGGCGGCTCTCCAAGACCCGGTTCCTTCACGGTCTTCAATGCCACAAGCAGCTCTGGTGGAGAGTCCATGAGCCGGGCGCCCTCGAGCTGATCCCCAATCTGGAGGCCCGCGCCCGCTTCGAGGAAGGCCACGAAGTCGGTGAGCGGGCCCGCCGGGCACTGCCGGGCGGCGTGATGATCCCCGGCGCCTATGACGACCTCACGGCTCGGGTTCAGGCAACCCGGGAGGCGCTCGACGCGGGGCGGCGCCGCCTCTACGAGGCGGCCTTCATGGCGAACGGGACCTACGTCGCGGTCGACATCCTCGACCGCGAAGCGGATGCCTTCGTGCTGATCGAGGTGAAGGCCACGACCCGGCCGCGCCTGCACCATCTCCAGGATGCCGCGATCCAGACGTGGGTCCTGCGGCAAAGTGGGATTCCCCTCGAGCGGGTCGAGATCATGCGGCTCGAGCCCGAGTGCGTGCATCCCGACCTCGACCGCCTCTTCGCGCGCGACGACGTCACCCAGGGCGTCGAGGAGCTGCTGCCCGAGATCCCCGCGGCGGTCGAGAGCCAGCTGAAGGTGCTGGACGGTCCATTGCCCGACGTCGCGATCGGCCCCCACTGCACCAACCCCTATCCCTGTCCGTTCATGCGCCGCTGCTGGGCCGACGTGCCGCCCCACCACGTCACCACGCTCTACCGCGCGGGCGCCGTGGCGTTCGAGCTCGCGGCCAAGGGACTCCACACCGTGGCCGATGTCAGCTCGGTGCCCGAAGGCATCGACCTCGACCCGGTGGCGCTGCGCCAGATTCGCGCGGTGCGCGAGGGGAGGATCATCGTCGAGCCCGGGCTCGCCGAAGCGCTCACCATCTTCGAGCCACCTCTCGCCTATCTGGACTTCGAGACGGTGAGCCCGGCCATCCCGGTATGGCCCGGCACGCATCCATTCGAGGCGATTCCGGTGCAGTTCAGCTGCCGCCTGGAGCGCGGCGGAGTCTTCGAGGAGATCGGATGGCTCGCGACCGAAGGCGAAGACCCGCGCCGTGAGATCGCGAGCCGGTTGATCGATGCCTGTCGCGGAGCACGCACGATCGTCGCCTACCACGCGGAGTTCGAGGCGGAGGTGATCGCCAGCCTCGAAGATTCGGTGCCGGAACGCGCCGCCGAGCTCCGGGAGCTGCGCGAGCGGCTCCGCGATCCGCTGCCCATCCTGCGGCAGTTCGTGTACCACCCGGCCTTCCATGGACGCTTCGGCCTCAAGTCCGTGGCGCCGGCGCTCGCTCCCGACGTGCGCTACACCGGAGCCGTGGCGGCGGGACGCCTGGCGGGATGCCTGCTTTCACGGCTCATGTTGAAGGGAGAGCCCAGCGATCTGTTCGACCGGGAGCGCATTCGCGAATCGCTGCGCCGCTACTGCGCGCTCGACACCTTCGCCACCCAGCGCGTGATCGAGCGGCTGCGCGAGCTGGCCTCGGCGACGCAGGACCTGGTTTCGTGA